In a genomic window of Alphaproteobacteria bacterium:
- the fliM gene encoding flagellar motor switch protein FliM: protein MSEAGTDEAEKMSAEEKAMMEQWESMAAEDGAAPDDKADTVPSAEVAEGEGGNTRILNQDEIDSLLGFDDDTGLGAETSGVMALINSAMVNYERLPMLDIVFDRLVRLMSTTLRNLTSDNVEVSLDQVSTVRFGDYMNSIPLPAMLSVFKAEEWDNQGLLVTDSALIYSIVDVLLGGRKGTPSIRVEGRPYTTIESKLVERMINVILGDLCSAFDPLSPVTFNLDRMETNPRFATISQGGNACVLARLRIDMGDRGGRAEILIPYATLEPIRELLLQMFMGEKFGRDSIWESHLTQELYKTDVQVQAILGEVTVPLGVMMNWKVGDQIFLNTRIDEELELRCGHFPMFRGPVGQRRGNIAVMIEKYMEPEKQGDS from the coding sequence ATGAGCGAAGCTGGCACCGACGAAGCAGAAAAGATGAGCGCCGAGGAAAAGGCGATGATGGAGCAATGGGAATCCATGGCCGCTGAGGACGGCGCCGCCCCTGACGATAAGGCCGACACAGTGCCGAGCGCCGAAGTCGCCGAAGGGGAGGGCGGAAACACCCGTATCCTCAATCAGGACGAAATCGACAGCCTTCTGGGCTTCGATGACGACACCGGGCTGGGCGCCGAAACCTCGGGCGTCATGGCCCTGATCAATTCGGCGATGGTGAACTACGAGCGCCTGCCGATGCTCGATATCGTGTTCGACCGCCTCGTGCGCCTGATGTCTACCACCCTTCGCAATCTGACCAGCGACAATGTGGAGGTCAGCCTCGATCAGGTCTCGACCGTCCGCTTCGGCGATTACATGAACTCGATACCGCTTCCCGCCATGCTTTCGGTCTTCAAAGCGGAGGAGTGGGACAATCAGGGGCTTCTCGTCACCGACAGCGCCCTGATCTATTCGATCGTCGATGTCCTGCTCGGCGGCCGCAAGGGGACGCCCTCCATCCGTGTCGAAGGCCGCCCCTACACGACCATCGAAAGCAAGCTCGTCGAGCGGATGATCAACGTGATTTTAGGCGATCTCTGCTCCGCCTTCGATCCTTTGTCCCCTGTGACCTTTAACCTCGACCGCATGGAAACCAACCCGCGCTTCGCCACGATCTCGCAGGGCGGCAACGCCTGCGTTCTGGCACGATTGAGAATCGACATGGGCGACCGCGGCGGACGGGCGGAAATCCTGATCCCTTACGCGACGCTGGAGCCGATCCGCGAACTTCTGCTCCAGATGTTCATGGGCGAGAAATTCGGCCGCGACTCCATCTGGGAAAGCCATCTCACGCAGGAGTTGTACAAGACAGACGTTCAGGTGCAGGCCATTTTGGGCGAAGTCACCGTCCCGCTCGGGGTCATGATGAATTGGAAAGTGGGGGATCAGATTTTCCTGAACACCCGCATCGACGAGGAACTGGAACTGCGCTGCGGCCATTTCCCGATGTTCAGGGGGCCGGTCGGCCAGCGCCGCGGTAACATCGCCGTGATGATCGAAAAATATATGGAACCCGAAAAGCAGGGAGATTCGTAA
- a CDS encoding flagellar protein FlbB, with product MAAFDPYKILPALMIVCLLTFSLKLAEVVTGLRSLSGAAYAEEAAHPPEAKPLETPAEEHKPETPDPAHPPENPENTEEAKEETPKPESPGNKTPLVYEDNAAQMPEWKDAGDSAVDLSDAKKDVIGDMAERRVRLDDLEKELKAREALMKAAEQELDRKFKELSKLKEEIEGLLKQQSDEEKNRVMSLVKVYENMKPKDAARIFDTLDIDILVDVMGNMSERKMSPILAAMNPERARTVTIMLAEQKQLPELPPGQ from the coding sequence ATGGCGGCGTTCGACCCGTATAAAATCCTTCCGGCCTTGATGATCGTCTGCCTTCTGACCTTTTCCCTCAAGCTGGCGGAAGTGGTTACGGGCCTTCGCAGCCTCTCCGGCGCGGCCTACGCCGAGGAAGCGGCGCATCCTCCTGAAGCCAAGCCTTTGGAAACTCCTGCGGAAGAGCATAAGCCGGAAACCCCTGATCCAGCGCATCCCCCTGAGAATCCTGAAAATACCGAGGAAGCCAAGGAAGAAACGCCAAAACCGGAATCCCCAGGTAATAAAACGCCTTTGGTTTACGAGGATAACGCCGCCCAGATGCCGGAATGGAAGGATGCGGGGGATTCCGCCGTCGATCTGTCCGACGCCAAGAAGGACGTCATCGGCGATATGGCCGAGCGCCGGGTGCGTCTGGACGACCTTGAAAAGGAACTCAAGGCCCGCGAAGCCCTCATGAAGGCGGCCGAGCAGGAACTGGACCGTAAATTTAAGGAGCTCTCGAAACTCAAGGAGGAAATCGAAGGCCTCCTCAAGCAGCAGTCCGATGAAGAAAAGAACCGGGTCATGAGCCTTGTAAAGGTTTACGAGAACATGAAGCCCAAAGACGCCGCCCGCATATTCGACACGCTTGATATCGATATATTGGTGGACGTGATGGGCAATATGTCCGAGCGCAAGATGTCCCCGATTTTGGCCGCGATGAACCCGGAACGCGCCCGAACCGTGACCATAATGCTGGCCGAGCAAAAGCAGCTTCCCGAACTCCCGCCGGGCCAATAA
- a CDS encoding response regulator: MSVNKNINILIVDDYTTMLRIIKNLLKQLGFNNVDEATDGTAALEKIKAKEYGLVISDWNMEPMTGLELLKQVRASEAAFKNVPFIMVTAESKTENVVAAKQAGVNNYIVKPFNAETLKTKIASVLGEF; the protein is encoded by the coding sequence GTGTCTGTGAACAAAAACATCAACATCCTCATCGTGGACGATTATACGACGATGCTCAGGATTATCAAAAACCTGCTCAAGCAGCTGGGTTTTAACAATGTCGATGAGGCCACGGACGGTACCGCCGCCCTTGAAAAAATCAAGGCTAAGGAATACGGCCTTGTGATTTCCGACTGGAATATGGAGCCGATGACCGGCCTCGAACTGCTCAAGCAGGTCCGGGCGTCCGAGGCGGCCTTCAAGAACGTGCCATTTATTATGGTCACGGCCGAAAGCAAGACGGAAAACGTCGTCGCCGCAAAGCAGGCCGGCGTGAACAATTATATCGTCAAGCCGTTCAATGCGGAAACCCTGAAAACCAAGATCGCCTCTGTTCTGGGCGAGTTTTAA
- a CDS encoding protein phosphatase CheZ, with translation MLDKVEKAGSTTRESVFQELKDLKKVIEDSRREIGIARPGDIRTKDIPTATDELDAVVEATAQATAAIMDACDGIQTAAGEMGGDHANRINDEVMKIFEACSFQDITGQRIRKVVRTLTDIEQRVGHLISLLGDKAAGTGDHEDKRVGDARLLNGPQLPPQAVSQDEIDKLLAELDGQ, from the coding sequence ATGCTCGACAAGGTTGAAAAGGCCGGCAGTACAACGCGTGAATCGGTCTTTCAGGAACTCAAGGATCTCAAGAAAGTCATCGAGGACTCACGCCGCGAAATCGGCATTGCCCGCCCCGGCGATATCCGCACGAAGGATATCCCGACCGCCACCGATGAACTGGACGCCGTCGTCGAGGCGACTGCACAAGCCACAGCAGCAATCATGGACGCTTGCGACGGAATACAAACCGCCGCCGGAGAGATGGGCGGAGATCACGCCAACAGGATTAACGATGAAGTGATGAAGATTTTTGAAGCCTGCTCGTTCCAGGATATCACCGGGCAGCGCATCAGGAAGGTGGTCAGAACCCTTACGGATATTGAGCAGCGGGTGGGCCATTTGATTTCCCTTCTCGGTGATAAAGCCGCCGGAACGGGAGACCATGAAGACAAACGGGTTGGGGATGCCAGACTGCTGAACGGACCGCAGCTCCCGCCGCAGGCTGTATCGCAGGACGAAATCGACAAGCTCTTGGCCGAGCTTGACGGTCAGTAA
- the fliP gene encoding flagellar type III secretion system pore protein FliP (The bacterial flagellar biogenesis protein FliP forms a type III secretion system (T3SS)-type pore required for flagellar assembly.), whose protein sequence is MFFNYFSPDVRSARGFHCSLRFLAFCFLIALGFYCTPAVAQNVSIDFGEDGDATASGRIIQIVALLTVLSLAPSILIMMTCFTRIVIVLSFLRTAIGIQQTPPNTVMISLALFLTLFIMTPTLQAAYDAGIKPLIDGHIDEVTAFDKTTAPFKTFMLANTRPKDLDLFVELSKSGPFDSPQAIPLQIVIPSFMISELHRAFEIGFMLFLPFLIIDLVTASILMSMGMMMLPPVTVSLPFKIIFFVLVEGWSLLCGALVQSFDIP, encoded by the coding sequence ATGTTTTTTAATTATTTCAGCCCGGATGTTCGTTCTGCGCGAGGATTTCATTGTTCTCTGCGTTTCCTGGCTTTTTGTTTTCTTATTGCGCTTGGGTTTTACTGTACGCCTGCTGTAGCGCAGAATGTTTCCATAGACTTCGGCGAGGATGGCGATGCTACGGCCAGCGGACGGATCATCCAGATCGTCGCGTTGCTGACCGTTCTGTCGCTGGCACCGTCTATTCTCATCATGATGACGTGTTTTACGCGGATTGTCATCGTCCTGTCTTTTCTTCGCACGGCGATTGGTATCCAACAGACCCCGCCCAATACCGTGATGATTTCACTGGCGTTGTTCCTGACTCTTTTTATCATGACTCCGACACTGCAGGCCGCCTATGATGCCGGGATCAAGCCCCTGATCGACGGGCATATCGACGAAGTCACGGCTTTTGACAAGACCACCGCGCCGTTCAAAACCTTTATGCTGGCCAATACGCGTCCGAAAGACCTCGATCTTTTTGTGGAGTTGAGTAAATCCGGGCCGTTCGACTCGCCACAGGCGATCCCGCTTCAGATCGTGATTCCCTCGTTCATGATCTCGGAATTGCACCGCGCATTTGAGATCGGCTTTATGCTGTTTCTGCCGTTTTTGATTATTGACCTTGTGACAGCCTCCATCCTGATGTCCATGGGGATGATGATGCTGCCGCCCGTGACGGTTTCACTGCCGTTTAAGATTATTTTCTTTGTCCTCGTGGAGGGTTGGTCGCTGTTGTGCGGGGCACTGGTTCAGAGCTTTGATATACCGTAG
- the fliO gene encoding flagellar biosynthetic protein FliO, whose protein sequence is MSPDDLFSIGRMLAALVFVLALMGGLALVLKRLGLSGPVVNNQGKRRLKIIESLPLDARRRLILIQCDDEQHLVLIGPSGEVVIKTGIKPVAGSPDAVDASQEANR, encoded by the coding sequence ATGAGTCCGGATGATCTTTTCAGTATCGGGCGTATGCTGGCCGCGCTGGTTTTTGTGCTGGCCCTTATGGGCGGGCTGGCTCTTGTTCTCAAGAGGCTCGGCCTGTCCGGTCCTGTCGTCAACAACCAGGGGAAGAGGCGGTTAAAGATTATTGAATCCCTGCCACTTGATGCAAGGCGGCGTCTGATTCTGATTCAATGCGACGACGAGCAGCATCTCGTTCTTATCGGCCCCTCGGGAGAAGTCGTCATTAAAACCGGAATCAAACCCGTCGCTGGCTCACCCGATGCTGTGGATGCTTCTCAGGAAGCCAATCGTTAA
- a CDS encoding sel1 repeat family protein: MMMGYLTRRRAYHMLKTGRNPKALFKLIKPYIKTKDPDALYLYSCFSLPEWGETDESFFARRFKYLRFAAQAGHAEAIYELGLVFHTGYGGIEQDKRKAAQHFKAAAEKGHPQSKLYYGLDLFYGSCGIEKDEVLGISFVHQAVDDGVHDARYTLKKLLKLREIEKSTS, encoded by the coding sequence ATGATGATGGGGTATCTCACGCGCCGCCGCGCTTATCATATGCTGAAGACCGGGCGGAACCCCAAGGCACTGTTCAAGCTGATCAAGCCCTATATCAAAACCAAGGATCCCGATGCGCTTTATCTCTATTCCTGCTTTTCCCTTCCTGAATGGGGGGAGACGGATGAGAGTTTCTTCGCGCGGCGTTTCAAATATCTGCGCTTTGCCGCGCAGGCCGGGCACGCCGAAGCGATTTATGAACTCGGCCTTGTTTTTCACACCGGGTACGGCGGTATCGAACAGGACAAACGCAAGGCGGCGCAGCATTTCAAGGCTGCGGCGGAAAAGGGGCATCCGCAATCGAAGCTGTATTATGGACTTGATCTTTTTTATGGATCGTGCGGGATCGAGAAAGATGAGGTTCTTGGAATCAGCTTCGTTCATCAGGCGGTTGACGACGGCGTTCATGATGCCCGCTATACTCTGAAAAAACTTCTAAAACTGAGAGAGATTGAGAAAAGCACGTCATGA
- a CDS encoding EscU/YscU/HrcU family type III secretion system export apparatus switch protein → MTDLFDDGSDPAGEHPLKPLNAREIPKDKTAVALKESMGGKKVPRIAAAGRGTIAERILQLAYENGIYVREDGDLAQLLAKIELDSPIPSETFPAVGEILSYVYRANGQPDPFDTDAKFSKNGE, encoded by the coding sequence ATGACCGATCTCTTCGATGACGGGTCTGATCCCGCGGGCGAACACCCGCTAAAGCCCTTAAATGCAAGGGAAATCCCGAAGGATAAGACCGCCGTGGCACTCAAGGAATCCATGGGCGGGAAAAAAGTGCCGAGGATTGCCGCCGCCGGACGGGGAACGATTGCCGAGCGAATCCTGCAACTGGCCTATGAAAACGGGATTTATGTGCGCGAAGACGGCGATCTGGCGCAGCTTCTGGCCAAGATCGAGCTGGACAGCCCGATCCCCAGCGAAACCTTTCCGGCGGTCGGGGAGATCCTTTCGTATGTGTACCGCGCCAACGGCCAACCCGATCCTTTTGACACGGACGCGAAATTTAGTAAGAATGGGGAATAA
- the flgB gene encoding flagellar basal body rod protein FlgB has protein sequence MSTQEIGLLKAIGAKLDYLGQRHKVIAENIANADTPGYKPKDLTPVDFGSVLSGVTGGMGVQPAQTDPMHMGQSGGAVGQANDRKQKTFYEVAPVGNAVVMEEQLFNAGRNVMDYNLMLNLYQKQIGMMKIALGVR, from the coding sequence ATGTCGACTCAAGAGATCGGCCTGCTCAAGGCTATCGGTGCCAAGCTCGATTATCTGGGCCAGCGCCACAAGGTTATCGCCGAAAACATCGCCAACGCCGACACGCCGGGCTATAAGCCCAAGGATCTGACTCCGGTCGATTTCGGATCGGTTCTCAGCGGCGTGACAGGCGGCATGGGCGTCCAGCCCGCGCAGACCGACCCCATGCATATGGGCCAGTCGGGCGGCGCCGTGGGGCAGGCGAATGACCGTAAACAGAAAACTTTCTACGAAGTGGCCCCCGTCGGCAACGCGGTGGTGATGGAGGAGCAGCTCTTCAACGCGGGCCGCAACGTCATGGATTACAACCTCATGCTCAATCTCTATCAGAAGCAGATCGGCATGATGAAAATTGCCCTCGGTGTCAGATAA
- the flgC gene encoding flagellar basal body rod protein FlgC, with amino-acid sequence MSSDMLGAMLVSSSGMKAQGTRVRVIAENVANADTTGKTPGSDPYKRQTISFANELDKKMGVQLVEVDRIGVDKNAEFTMQYMPDHPAADSSGYVKLPNVNMLIEMMDMREAQRSYEANLGLVEQARGLILRTIDLLRA; translated from the coding sequence ATGAGTTCAGATATGTTAGGCGCAATGCTGGTGTCCTCCAGCGGCATGAAGGCGCAGGGCACGCGGGTCCGCGTGATTGCGGAAAACGTCGCCAACGCGGACACGACCGGAAAAACCCCCGGCTCCGACCCTTACAAACGCCAGACCATCAGCTTCGCCAACGAACTCGACAAAAAAATGGGCGTCCAGCTCGTGGAGGTGGACAGGATCGGCGTGGATAAAAACGCGGAATTTACGATGCAATATATGCCCGACCACCCGGCGGCGGATTCCTCCGGTTACGTCAAGCTGCCCAACGTCAATATGCTGATCGAGATGATGGATATGCGCGAGGCGCAAAGATCCTATGAGGCCAACCTCGGCCTCGTCGAACAGGCGCGTGGCCTGATTCTGCGGACGATTGATTTGCTAAGGGCGTAA
- the fliE gene encoding flagellar hook-basal body complex protein FliE: MTDPNFAAKAYTNSLNVGSKAGASLADDGGVSFSDFLRGSLENTVGKLKAGEQMSAKAVTGDADVTDVVQAVTEAELALQTVIALRDRLISAYQDIMRMPI; this comes from the coding sequence ATTACAGACCCGAACTTCGCCGCGAAGGCGTACACCAACTCCCTGAATGTGGGGAGCAAGGCGGGCGCGTCTTTGGCCGATGACGGCGGCGTCAGCTTCTCGGATTTCCTGCGCGGCTCGCTCGAAAATACCGTCGGCAAGCTCAAGGCCGGGGAGCAAATGTCCGCGAAGGCCGTGACCGGCGACGCCGACGTGACCGACGTGGTCCAGGCCGTGACCGAGGCCGAACTCGCCCTCCAGACCGTGATCGCCCTGCGCGACCGCCTCATCTCCGCCTATCAGGATATTATGCGGATGCCGATTTAG
- a CDS encoding PD40 domain-containing protein has product MSEVVSKNFSGINANGHSLEPHFSPDGTKIVFTSSATNLVDGDTNTKTDIFVKDMISGEVSLISKDLSGIQGNGNSQSAQFSPDGTKIAFTSLSSNFSSGDLNLIQDIFVKNLITGDLTIVSADINGISLYDYFGYSGNFSWSPDSAQIVFESTVNTFVPGGSPEDVSLEGPNVFLKNIETGEVTLVTPFSMWSSTPVFSPDGTKIAFDHGGNDVLLLADTNDARDVFLKDIASGTFSIVSTDSSGNQVEGPTAKPLSIAFSPDGKLVAFTSWAEGFVPNDTNNKQDIFIKNLETGETKALSTNSLGVLGDGNSDKPVFSPDGTHVAFVSNSNNLTSSNSFGTQELYLKDIKNGDIFRVADFVDSVFSFSPDGKSIAANIGSQVVLIPISHLLPQIIEGSDEAEFLQGGLSHDKIYGKDGSDIIYGYTGDDELCGQGGGDTLKGHQGKDRLFGQEGEDFLWGGDDDDTLNGGTDSDWMKGGIGKDTFVFDNLEGVDTVADFRSNEKIDLTTLLGRSIGFLPDQAFTKGYIRLEQNNSDAKLHIDLDGSEGADPEQLLAILLGVQADTIGQGNFILPEYSNIPPSAKDDVFSMLEDTILSGNVLADHGHGPDSDPNGDVLHVLAQTFTTSRGGTVVLSESGDFTYTPKADFYGTDSFTYKLLDESGAHDFATVSIRVNDVADFYIGTDEGDRYIGGYQNDTLIGLRGDDVLFGGSGWDKLYGNEGADTLYGGKGSDRLNGGGDADLFVLDGINFNRPDTILDLSISEGDRIQIKDILNFDPLTDAITDFVQITQSGADSLLSVDINGTDGGASFEVAARIKGVTGLDVNQLFADGDLMISNIIV; this is encoded by the coding sequence ATGTCAGAAGTAGTCTCAAAAAATTTTTCAGGAATCAACGCAAACGGCCATAGCCTCGAGCCTCATTTCTCTCCTGACGGAACAAAAATCGTATTTACAAGTTCTGCAACAAATTTAGTCGATGGAGACACAAACACAAAAACCGACATTTTCGTAAAAGACATGATTTCTGGTGAGGTATCTCTTATCAGTAAAGACTTAAGCGGTATACAGGGGAACGGAAACAGCCAAAGTGCTCAATTTTCCCCCGACGGAACCAAAATAGCATTTACAAGTCTATCAAGTAATTTTTCGAGCGGAGATTTGAATCTTATTCAGGATATTTTTGTTAAGAATCTCATTACAGGTGATTTAACAATAGTAAGCGCAGATATTAATGGAATATCTTTGTATGATTACTTTGGGTACTCTGGAAATTTTTCTTGGTCACCTGATAGTGCTCAAATAGTCTTTGAAAGTACGGTAAATACATTTGTTCCAGGTGGGTCACCGGAAGACGTTTCTCTTGAGGGGCCAAATGTATTTCTTAAGAATATAGAAACCGGAGAAGTTACTCTCGTTACTCCCTTTAGTATGTGGAGCAGCACTCCTGTATTCTCGCCCGACGGGACAAAGATTGCTTTTGACCATGGCGGAAATGATGTTCTCCTGTTGGCCGACACGAATGATGCAAGAGATGTATTTTTAAAAGATATTGCTTCGGGAACTTTTTCAATAGTAAGCACTGATAGCAGCGGAAATCAGGTTGAAGGACCAACTGCAAAACCACTGAGTATTGCCTTTTCTCCTGACGGAAAATTAGTAGCTTTTACAAGTTGGGCTGAAGGATTCGTACCAAACGATACAAACAACAAACAAGACATTTTTATTAAGAACCTTGAGACTGGTGAAACCAAGGCATTGTCAACAAATTCTCTAGGAGTTCTGGGAGATGGCAACAGCGATAAGCCAGTATTTTCACCCGATGGCACTCACGTCGCTTTTGTTAGCAACTCGAACAACCTTACTTCAAGCAACTCTTTTGGGACGCAAGAGCTTTACCTAAAAGATATCAAAAATGGCGATATTTTTAGAGTTGCCGACTTTGTTGATTCCGTTTTCAGCTTTTCACCAGATGGTAAATCTATTGCGGCTAACATAGGCTCACAAGTTGTTCTGATCCCGATAAGCCATCTACTGCCTCAGATAATTGAGGGCAGTGACGAAGCGGAGTTTCTACAAGGTGGATTAAGTCATGATAAAATATACGGCAAAGATGGATCAGATATTATCTACGGTTATACAGGTGACGATGAGTTATGTGGCCAAGGAGGAGGAGATACACTAAAAGGCCATCAGGGAAAGGACAGACTCTTCGGGCAAGAAGGTGAAGATTTTCTGTGGGGTGGTGACGACGATGATACGCTTAATGGCGGCACAGACTCTGATTGGATGAAAGGTGGTATAGGAAAAGACACCTTTGTTTTTGATAACCTTGAGGGTGTAGATACGGTCGCCGATTTTAGATCAAACGAAAAGATAGACCTGACAACCTTGCTGGGCAGGTCTATCGGCTTCCTACCAGACCAAGCTTTTACAAAAGGCTATATCAGGCTTGAGCAGAATAACTCAGATGCCAAATTGCATATTGATCTTGACGGAAGTGAAGGTGCTGATCCTGAGCAGCTTCTGGCTATCCTTTTAGGGGTTCAGGCAGACACAATCGGGCAAGGTAATTTTATTCTCCCGGAATATTCTAATATTCCTCCTTCCGCCAAAGACGATGTCTTCAGCATGCTCGAAGACACCATCCTCTCTGGCAACGTCCTCGCCGACCACGGTCACGGGCCGGACAGTGACCCGAACGGCGATGTCTTGCACGTCTTGGCGCAGACCTTCACAACCTCCAGGGGCGGCACGGTCGTCCTCTCTGAAAGCGGCGATTTCACCTACACCCCGAAAGCCGATTTTTACGGCACGGACAGCTTTACCTATAAGCTTCTGGATGAGTCCGGCGCGCATGATTTTGCCACGGTGTCCATCCGGGTAAACGACGTCGCTGATTTTTATATCGGCACGGACGAGGGCGACCGCTACATCGGCGGTTATCAGAATGACACACTCATCGGCTTGAGAGGAGACGACGTACTCTTCGGCGGCAGCGGTTGGGATAAGCTTTATGGCAACGAGGGCGCCGACACGTTGTACGGCGGTAAGGGCTCCGACAGGCTGAACGGCGGCGGTGATGCCGATTTGTTCGTTCTGGACGGCATCAATTTCAACCGCCCCGACACCATTCTGGATTTAAGCATTTCCGAGGGCGACAGAATCCAGATCAAAGACATTCTGAATTTCGATCCTTTAACCGACGCGATTACGGACTTCGTGCAGATCACCCAAAGCGGGGCTGACAGCCTCCTCTCCGTTGATATTAACGGAACCGATGGCGGCGCCTCCTTTGAGGTCGCGGCCAGAATCAAGGGCGTCACAGGTCTGGACGTCAACCAGCTGTTCGCGGACGGGGATTTGATGATCAGCAATATTATTGTATAG
- the fliQ gene encoding flagellar biosynthesis protein FliQ, translating into MTDAEVIETVREALLITIQISLPVLLVGLLVGVTIALIQALTQVQEITLVFVPKIVAIFLSLFFFLPMMMNTLIMFMEGLALKIAGG; encoded by the coding sequence ATGACAGACGCGGAAGTCATCGAAACCGTGCGCGAGGCGCTGCTGATCACCATCCAGATTTCCCTGCCGGTCCTGCTGGTCGGGCTGCTGGTCGGCGTCACCATCGCGCTGATTCAGGCGCTGACGCAGGTGCAGGAGATCACACTGGTCTTCGTGCCGAAGATCGTGGCGATTTTCCTCTCGCTCTTTTTCTTCCTGCCCATGATGATGAACACGCTCATCATGTTCATGGAGGGGCTGGCGCTGAAAATCGCGGGCGGCTAG
- the fliR gene encoding flagellar biosynthetic protein FliR: MQSALETFLAGGVLAFILTFVRIGAAVMIMPGLGDSFVSERIRLHLALGLSFVLFPLVMPFIPQPLPQTFMLFVMIATEFIVGLLIGTVARIFMTAMDTAGMIISMQSGLSNAQVFNPSLATQGSLMGALLSVTGVLILFKTDLHHLLLMGLVESYQMFPVGEVPDTGSMAEVMTKAVTSAFAVGVKLATPFIVLTLLIYVAMGVLSRLMPQVQVFLLALPIQIVLSLILLMLAASTLFLTWVAFYENSLTVFFQAASP; the protein is encoded by the coding sequence ATGCAAAGCGCATTGGAAACCTTTCTGGCCGGCGGCGTTCTGGCCTTCATCCTGACCTTCGTCCGCATCGGCGCCGCCGTGATGATCATGCCGGGTCTGGGCGACTCGTTCGTCTCCGAGCGCATCCGCCTGCATCTCGCGCTGGGCCTGTCCTTCGTCCTGTTCCCGCTGGTGATGCCCTTCATCCCCCAGCCCTTGCCGCAAACCTTCATGCTGTTCGTCATGATCGCGACCGAATTCATCGTCGGCCTGCTCATCGGTACGGTGGCGCGGATTTTCATGACCGCGATGGACACGGCGGGCATGATTATCTCCATGCAGTCCGGCCTCTCGAACGCGCAGGTCTTCAACCCCTCTCTGGCCACGCAGGGTTCGCTCATGGGCGCACTGCTCTCGGTGACGGGCGTCCTGATCCTCTTTAAAACCGATCTCCACCACCTCCTGCTTATGGGCCTCGTCGAGAGTTACCAGATGTTCCCGGTGGGGGAGGTGCCGGATACGGGAAGCATGGCCGAGGTGATGACCAAGGCCGTGACCTCCGCCTTCGCCGTGGGCGTGAAACTCGCCACACCCTTTATCGTTCTCACCCTCCTGATCTACGTGGCGATGGGCGTCCTCTCCCGCCTGATGCCGCAGGTGCAGGTCTTTCTTCTCGCCCTCCCGATCCAGATCGTGCTGTCCCTGATCCTGCTCATGCTGGCCGCCTCGACGCTCTTCCTGACATGGGTGGCTTTCTACGAAAACAGCCTGACCGTTTTCTTCCAGGCCGCCAGCCCCTAG